A single region of the Glycine max cultivar Williams 82 chromosome 20, Glycine_max_v4.0, whole genome shotgun sequence genome encodes:
- the LOC100807364 gene encoding uncharacterized protein — translation MGNCLGKSEKLTAEIVPRDGAKVYPTVRLHGSPKSILAAYIRFALLHKSVSLDFVETETVRVGGSEPEGGAVTLQVGSEVVSGSRETLLRFIDARFPGPSLGSGSGRDDETTPLLASLTRVHHTSMLWHVERMVKWAEDLTTRGGKKIVDPSVGTPRMEIRKFGRSYSELLELMMEHAQMEETILFPLFDKADRGLAKAAKEEHARDLPLMNGIKEVIKSVGVLDSGSPDYHEALYSLSSRLKSLQGQCKQHFAEEEVELLPLMEALELSKEQEVSALEQCFDVMQGTHGRLLKFLLEGLPPHDAMKYLDLISKCRDKEKMESMLQKIVK, via the exons ATGGGGAACTGTTTGGGGAAGTCGGAGAAATTAACGGCGGAGATTGTTCCACGCGACGGGGCCAAAGTGTATCCCACCGTCCGCTTGCACGGCTCGCCCAAGAGCATTCTCGCCGCCTACATCCGTTTCGCGCTTCTCCACAAGTCCGTTTCGTTGGACTTCGTGGAAACGGAAACGGTGCGCGTGGGAGGGTCCGAACCGGAGGGTGGTGCGGTTACGCTTCAGGTGGGGTCGGAGGTTGTTTCGGGTTCACGCGAGACGCTCCTGCGGTTCATCGACGCGCGCTTCCCTGGGCCCTCGCTTGGGAGCGGGAGTGGGAGGGACGATGAAACGACGCCGTTGCTGGCGAGCTTGACGCGGGTGCACCACACGAGCATGCTGTGGCACGTGGAGAGAATGGTTAAGTGGGCGGAGGATCTGACGACACGTGGCGGAAAGAAGATCGTTGATCCTTCCGTGGGGACTCCCAGGATGGAGATTAGAAAATTCGGCCGGAGCTACTCCGAGCTGCTTGAGCTCATGATGGAACACGCGCAGATGGAAGAAACCATTCTCTTCCCTCTTTTTGATAAGGCCGATCGAG ggCTTGCTAAAGCTGCAAAAGAGGAACATGCTAGGGACCTACCTCTCATGAATGGCATAAAAGAAGTCATAAAATCTGTTGGGGTTTTGGACTCTGGCAGCCCTGATTACCATGAGGCTTTGTACAGCCTTTCTTCTCGGCTCAAATCATTGCAG gGGCAATGCAAACAGCATTTTGCAGAAGAGGAGGTGGAGTTACTTCCGCTAATGGAGGCGTTGGAGTTGAGCAAAGAGCAAGAAGTGAGTGCACTTGAGCAGTGTTTTGATGTGATGCAAGGAACACATGGTCGGTTGTTGAAGTTTCTTCTTGAAGGTCTCCCTCCTCATGATGCTATGAAGTACTTGGACTTGATCAGCAAGTGTAGGGACAAAGAAAAAATGGAATCTATGCTCCAGAAGATAGTTAAGTGA